The following coding sequences lie in one Synechococcus sp. PCC 7336 genomic window:
- a CDS encoding tetratricopeptide repeat protein, which yields MRKNKQRWQRTLVAIAAILAFLFGAVTVGHLRTLPAAAQSNAIQLAESGRQLYHSGQYQKALSVWQQAAEAFVAKGDRLNQAMALNNLSLSAQHLGQWTAAETATRQSLEILRRQNSNPTQQRLLAASLDSYAQLQFATGRPTVALDLWQEPPNPTIASTTPSESPPATSTKPEPNKNSASTPVPAPPCYRSWAKTAIAAN from the coding sequence GTGAGGAAAAATAAGCAGCGATGGCAGCGAACTCTAGTGGCGATCGCCGCCATCTTGGCCTTCCTCTTCGGCGCAGTAACCGTCGGACATCTGAGAACCCTCCCCGCCGCCGCCCAATCGAACGCCATCCAGCTAGCCGAATCAGGCCGACAACTCTACCACTCCGGCCAATACCAAAAAGCCCTATCCGTCTGGCAACAAGCCGCCGAAGCCTTTGTGGCCAAAGGCGATCGCCTCAACCAGGCCATGGCCCTCAATAACCTCTCCCTCAGCGCCCAACACCTCGGCCAGTGGACCGCAGCAGAAACCGCCACCCGTCAAAGCTTAGAGATCCTGCGCCGTCAAAACTCCAACCCAACCCAGCAACGCCTCCTAGCCGCCAGCCTAGACAGCTACGCCCAACTGCAATTCGCCACCGGTCGCCCCACAGTAGCCCTCGACCTATGGCAAGAGCCGCCCAATCCTACGATCGCCTCAACGACACCCAGCGAGTCGCCGCCAGCCACATCAACCAAGCCCGAGCCCAACAAGAACTCGGCCTCTACTCCCGTGCCTGCACCACCCTGCTACAGGTCTTGGGCAAAAACGGCGATCGCTGCGAACTGA
- a CDS encoding type II toxin-antitoxin system HicB family antitoxin: MNRFSYPISLLPEKEGGFVVHFRDLAEAITQGDTVEECLAEASDCLEEAIAARIDDRLNIPEPSELQDSEYLVAVPLQMALKAALYIEIQASGLSNTRLGELLGKDEKEIRRILDPHHGTKLQTLETALLALGKRPELHLQELR; encoded by the coding sequence ATGAATCGATTTTCCTATCCCATATCCTTGTTACCAGAGAAAGAAGGCGGCTTTGTCGTCCACTTTCGAGACCTAGCTGAGGCAATCACTCAAGGTGACACCGTGGAAGAGTGCTTAGCTGAGGCCAGCGATTGTCTAGAAGAAGCGATCGCCGCCCGAATTGACGATCGCCTGAATATTCCTGAACCCTCAGAACTGCAAGACTCAGAATATCTAGTAGCCGTGCCACTGCAGATGGCCCTCAAAGCAGCCCTATATATAGAGATCCAGGCATCGGGCCTGTCCAATACTCGGCTGGGAGAACTTCTAGGCAAAGACGAAAAAGAGATTCGGCGCATCCTCGATCCCCATCACGGCACAAAACTGCAAACCTTAGAGACTGCCCTCTTAGCCTTAGGCAAACGTCCAGAGCTGCACTTGCAGGAGCTGAGATAG
- a CDS encoding GGDEF domain-containing protein, protein MRRSFSVKLRTAISLLTVGLTSVSVFYVYFNTRALILKQINDRLKDMAHIGTFLIDEELRESLVDLKARIDRDSQVTAADIAKIPPGGFLNSLSPEDIETYHQTPEFQRLTQVLRVINRASRDRIEPLQDNYPQEFLDYPSAVLPYLAITTPESPDRSTIKFIASFAPEPEGEDWPGNPIGNLYRPTSPIFADAFEGESQVSRSFYSDSFYTSTTAAVPIKDSTGSTIAVLGLDLPIASEYNALVRLRFICIVIIALSFVLSILLAAAISRGMSQPLQLLAAGVQQVRERDYSGTISLNTGDELEDLANVFNRMVQDIRTYATTLESKNRQLAHYSRTLEAEVTARTMELRTANEQLQLLATSDGLTHLANRYFFDRGMDEAWQEASHRKTPITLILSDVDYFKRYNDTYGHQAGDDCLRLVAGLIQEAVPEGLGVVARYGGEEFAILLPSAGPKEGLRIAKGIQKSISQAKIRHETSLVGPFLSISQGVGTVIPVRSDTPTTLIEMADRALYRAKAEGRDGIVAVQNYEVV, encoded by the coding sequence ATGCGTCGTTCGTTCAGCGTCAAACTAAGGACTGCTATTTCGCTACTAACCGTTGGGCTGACGAGCGTCAGTGTATTTTACGTTTATTTCAATACCCGAGCCCTGATCCTCAAGCAAATTAACGATCGGCTCAAAGACATGGCCCATATCGGGACATTTTTGATTGATGAAGAGCTGCGGGAGAGCCTTGTCGATCTCAAAGCCCGAATCGATCGCGACTCGCAAGTCACCGCCGCAGACATTGCCAAAATTCCCCCCGGCGGATTTCTCAATAGCTTGTCTCCCGAAGACATCGAAACCTATCACCAAACCCCTGAATTTCAGCGCCTCACCCAAGTGCTCAGAGTTATCAACCGCGCTAGCCGCGATCGCATCGAGCCTCTCCAAGACAATTACCCCCAAGAATTTCTCGACTACCCCAGCGCCGTCCTACCCTATCTCGCCATCACCACCCCCGAATCTCCCGATCGCAGCACGATCAAATTCATCGCCTCTTTTGCCCCAGAGCCAGAAGGGGAGGACTGGCCGGGAAATCCCATTGGCAACTTGTATCGACCCACATCCCCTATATTTGCGGATGCCTTTGAAGGGGAAAGTCAGGTGTCGCGGTCGTTTTACTCCGATAGCTTCTATACGTCCACCACCGCCGCTGTCCCGATTAAAGACTCCACTGGAAGCACCATCGCTGTATTGGGTCTGGACCTGCCGATCGCCAGCGAATACAACGCTTTAGTGCGCCTGCGCTTCATCTGCATCGTCATCATAGCTCTGAGTTTCGTCCTCTCAATTTTGCTGGCAGCGGCGATCTCTCGCGGGATGAGCCAGCCCCTACAACTGCTGGCAGCAGGGGTCCAACAGGTGCGAGAGCGCGACTACAGCGGCACGATCTCCCTCAATACGGGGGACGAACTGGAGGACTTAGCTAATGTATTTAACAGAATGGTGCAGGATATCCGCACCTATGCCACCACTCTAGAATCCAAAAACCGGCAACTCGCCCACTATTCCCGCACTCTAGAAGCAGAGGTAACGGCTCGCACTATGGAGCTACGCACTGCTAACGAACAACTGCAGTTACTGGCTACCTCAGATGGCCTCACCCATTTGGCCAATCGCTATTTCTTCGACCGCGGCATGGACGAAGCTTGGCAGGAGGCCAGCCATCGCAAAACTCCCATCACGCTGATTTTATCGGATGTGGATTATTTCAAGCGCTATAACGACACCTACGGGCATCAGGCGGGGGATGACTGTTTGCGGTTGGTCGCCGGACTCATTCAGGAGGCGGTACCGGAGGGGTTGGGGGTGGTGGCTCGTTACGGTGGGGAAGAGTTTGCTATTTTGCTGCCCTCTGCTGGACCGAAGGAAGGCTTGCGAATTGCCAAGGGTATTCAAAAGTCGATCTCCCAAGCGAAGATTCGCCACGAAACCTCTTTAGTCGGGCCGTTTCTCTCCATCAGTCAGGGGGTAGGGACCGTCATTCCCGTCAGGAGCGACACTCCGACGACTTTGATCGAGATGGCCGATCGGGCACTGTATCGGGCAAAGGCTGAGGGGCGAGACGGCATTGTTGCAGTTCAAAACTATGAGGTGGTGTGA
- a CDS encoding YqeG family HAD IIIA-type phosphatase: MNSIERLIQLLQPDIVVGGPATQLPAEVLIRRGIRGVILDIDNTIVSAAEPDASPEVKAWLVQMGNHFPIWLVSNNWNTRRIRRIAADTDLPYINRAIKPSRRALRRAIAAMDLPPEGVAIVGDRIFTDVVGGNRLGLLTVFVDPLCSRRRPRCSFERTFSLLWGINLKKTL; this comes from the coding sequence GTGAACTCGATTGAGCGACTGATTCAGCTTCTCCAACCGGACATTGTGGTGGGGGGTCCCGCCACCCAGTTGCCTGCAGAAGTGCTGATTCGGCGGGGGATTCGCGGCGTCATTCTCGACATCGACAACACGATCGTGTCGGCTGCAGAGCCCGATGCCAGTCCCGAAGTGAAGGCATGGCTGGTGCAGATGGGAAACCATTTCCCCATCTGGCTAGTGAGCAACAACTGGAATACCCGCCGCATCCGTCGCATTGCCGCAGATACCGATCTCCCCTACATCAATCGCGCCATCAAACCCTCCCGCCGCGCGCTGCGTCGGGCGATCGCCGCGATGGATCTGCCCCCAGAAGGGGTCGCGATTGTGGGCGATCGCATCTTCACCGATGTGGTTGGGGGCAATCGCCTCGGCCTCCTAACCGTGTTTGTCGACCCCCTGTGCTCTCGACGCCGACCGCGCTGCTCGTTCGAACGGACCTTCTCGTTACTTTGGGGGATAAATCTAAAGAAAACATTATGA
- a CDS encoding POTRA domain-containing protein, whose translation MAAGVDCICPRALWAETVSDCRDSISACLQAQSPAPDLQAESPAFVSASDLLGPVSITVERFEFEGNTAFSDRELSEILADLLGRSLSFVELLEAEKLIERVYARAGYLNSGAVIVANQTLSPTNAVVAVRIVEGELEAIEVTGNRRLRTGYIRSRLELGTAGALNQDRVLEALQLLQLDPLIESVSAELSAGTRPESSVLSVRIEEAKVRRGSWRLGWRCRVRLARRKFWGWSFRCRRGRRRMGGRGWRLCACLRSGRSGVRGMCLRRFRS comes from the coding sequence TTGGCTGCCGGAGTTGATTGCATCTGTCCTAGGGCGCTGTGGGCTGAGACGGTCAGTGACTGTAGAGACTCGATCTCGGCCTGCCTTCAGGCTCAATCTCCCGCTCCAGATCTGCAGGCGGAGTCTCCAGCTTTTGTCTCTGCGAGTGACTTGCTCGGTCCGGTCAGTATTACGGTCGAGCGGTTTGAATTTGAGGGCAATACGGCTTTTAGCGATCGCGAGCTCTCAGAGATATTGGCGGATCTGTTGGGGCGATCGCTGTCGTTTGTGGAGTTGCTCGAAGCTGAAAAGCTGATCGAACGGGTCTATGCGCGGGCAGGTTATCTGAATTCTGGGGCGGTGATTGTTGCCAATCAAACGCTGTCGCCGACGAATGCGGTGGTGGCGGTACGCATTGTGGAGGGGGAGTTAGAGGCGATCGAGGTGACGGGGAATCGGCGGCTTCGGACGGGATACATTCGCAGTCGCTTGGAGCTGGGGACGGCGGGGGCGCTCAATCAAGATCGAGTTCTGGAAGCTTTACAACTGTTGCAGTTAGATCCGCTAATTGAGTCTGTGTCTGCTGAGTTGTCGGCGGGAACTCGCCCGGAGTCGAGTGTTTTATCAGTGCGGATTGAGGAGGCGAAAGTCCGACGCGGGAGTTGGCGGTTGGGCTGGCGCTGTCGAGTCAGACTAGCAAGACGCAAATTTTGGGGGTGGAGTTTCCGCTGTCGGAGGGGGCGGAGGAGGATGGGCGGACGCGGGTGGCGGCTTTGCGCTTGTCTCAGAAGTGGACGCAGCGGAGTGCGCGGGATGTGTTTGCGGCGTTTTCGCAGTTGA
- the mltG gene encoding endolytic transglycosylase MltG, whose product MGWKRWLLAAGVTTGLAIGGSGLAGWLGWRYLSAPVADESAPAEWVRVEVTSGSSVRQIGRQLAAAGVIRSPRAWELWMRWQDLEPKAGTYDLDPRWTLPDIAAAIDSGRGVEEQFTIPEGWRIAQMADYFEQLGWFEAEAFVAETQNTQRPDLAWLPAELPSLEGWLFPNTYQIPLDRRTPAMAVDIMLRQFESVALPLYEDYAARQPEGDRLSLSEWVTFASIVEKEAVLPSERPEIAGVFANRLERGIPLAADPTVEYAFNIRQTPDRRLTFAEVRQPSPYNTYINAGLPPTAIASPGLASLEASLNPAATRNLYFVARYDGSHVFSETLADHLKAQRQILEGRRGES is encoded by the coding sequence ATGGGCTGGAAACGTTGGCTATTGGCAGCAGGTGTAACGACAGGCTTGGCGATCGGGGGGAGCGGACTCGCTGGTTGGTTGGGCTGGCGCTATCTCTCTGCCCCAGTGGCGGATGAATCAGCACCGGCAGAATGGGTTCGGGTCGAGGTCACTTCAGGCAGTAGCGTGCGTCAGATCGGTCGCCAGTTGGCAGCAGCAGGGGTGATTCGATCGCCTCGGGCCTGGGAACTGTGGATGCGCTGGCAAGATCTAGAACCGAAGGCGGGCACCTACGATCTCGATCCCCGTTGGACATTACCCGACATTGCAGCGGCGATCGACAGCGGTCGCGGCGTAGAAGAGCAATTTACGATCCCGGAAGGATGGCGCATTGCCCAGATGGCCGACTATTTCGAACAACTGGGCTGGTTTGAGGCCGAAGCGTTTGTGGCCGAGACCCAAAACACCCAGCGACCCGACTTGGCTTGGTTGCCCGCCGAATTGCCCAGCCTAGAGGGCTGGTTGTTCCCCAATACCTACCAAATCCCCCTCGATCGCCGTACTCCTGCCATGGCGGTCGACATCATGTTGCGGCAGTTCGAAAGCGTTGCCTTGCCCTTGTACGAAGACTACGCTGCCCGACAGCCCGAGGGCGATCGCCTTTCGCTCTCCGAATGGGTGACTTTTGCCAGCATCGTGGAAAAAGAAGCCGTCTTGCCCTCAGAGCGCCCCGAAATCGCCGGGGTATTTGCCAATCGACTCGAACGCGGCATTCCCCTCGCCGCCGATCCCACTGTCGAATACGCCTTTAACATTCGCCAAACCCCCGATCGCCGTTTAACCTTTGCCGAAGTCAGACAGCCTTCCCCCTACAACACCTATATCAACGCGGGCCTGCCGCCGACGGCGATCGCCAGCCCCGGTCTGGCCAGCCTGGAGGCCAGCCTCAACCCCGCCGCCACTCGCAACCTCTATTTCGTCGCGCGCTATGACGGCAGCCACGTCTTCAGCGAGACCTTAGCGGATCATTTGAAGGCACAGCGACAGATTCTTGAGGGACGGCGGGGGGAAAGTTAA
- a CDS encoding type II toxin-antitoxin system HicA family toxin, which produces MHLENKRGKGSHITIYLSERYAVIPDLKKELKTGTLTAILKQLGISKEDL; this is translated from the coding sequence ATGCACCTAGAGAACAAGCGAGGCAAAGGCAGCCACATCACAATTTATTTGAGTGAGAGATATGCAGTAATCCCCGATCTCAAAAAGGAGCTCAAGACTGGCACCCTAACTGCAATCTTGAAACAGCTTGGCATAAGCAAAGAGGACCTATGA
- a CDS encoding AAA-like domain-containing protein: MAIAHPEPMTAFNLETALSVANQVVFRANNRHLTDIETAIFKGAWNREDYDQIAAKAQYSTRYISQDVAPKLWKLLSDALGERVRKSNFKEALKRCWEREETARGDAMAIATPLSQTVRAPVKQPLVAISDCDLASLPSYPSGAVAIDSKFYVERTPIEAKIKEELGQPGALVRIKAPQEMGKTSLVLRVLASLSRQGYLSVYLNFEQADSSILSNLDRLLRWLCVNITRQLQLDSSLDTYWNEEMGSKLSSTLYLQEQILERIESPTILVLDRVSQIFEYPEVAKDFLPLIRSWYEESKRIQIWKTLKIVMIHSTEVYIPLNYHQSPFNVGLPIQLPCFNLDELQQLAQLYELDLSLAESSSLIEMLGGQPALVHAAIYHLSRGELSLPELLKTAATNHGIYHYHLQRHWVALNEQPELTHALRSILMATDPPHLEPQIFHRLSSMGLIAVDAGKPVCSCNLYKIYFESQWLNREGSA; this comes from the coding sequence ATGGCGATCGCGCATCCCGAGCCAATGACTGCTTTTAATTTAGAGACCGCACTCTCTGTTGCCAATCAGGTGGTGTTTAGAGCGAACAATCGGCATTTAACCGATATCGAGACAGCGATATTCAAAGGGGCTTGGAACCGGGAAGACTACGACCAAATAGCAGCCAAGGCACAGTATTCTACACGCTATATCAGTCAGGATGTCGCACCAAAACTGTGGAAGTTATTATCCGATGCGCTGGGAGAACGGGTTCGCAAGAGTAACTTTAAAGAAGCCTTGAAGCGTTGCTGGGAAAGGGAGGAAACTGCGCGGGGGGATGCTATGGCGATCGCGACACCGCTCTCTCAGACGGTTCGAGCGCCAGTCAAACAGCCGCTTGTAGCAATTTCAGATTGCGATTTGGCGAGTTTGCCGAGTTATCCCAGTGGTGCGGTGGCGATCGACTCGAAGTTTTATGTGGAGCGTACTCCGATTGAAGCCAAAATTAAGGAAGAGCTCGGTCAGCCAGGGGCTTTAGTTCGGATTAAAGCCCCTCAGGAAATGGGAAAAACCTCGTTGGTACTGAGGGTTTTAGCTTCTTTAAGTCGGCAAGGCTATCTCTCTGTCTACTTAAACTTCGAACAGGCAGACAGCAGCATCCTGAGCAATCTGGACCGGCTTTTACGCTGGCTGTGCGTCAATATCACTCGCCAGCTTCAGCTCGATTCGAGTCTCGACACCTACTGGAATGAAGAGATGGGGAGTAAGCTGAGCAGCACCCTCTATCTTCAAGAGCAGATCTTAGAACGAATTGAATCCCCTACGATTTTAGTGCTCGATCGCGTCAGCCAGATTTTCGAGTATCCCGAAGTGGCCAAGGATTTTTTGCCTCTGATTCGATCGTGGTATGAAGAATCTAAGCGGATTCAAATTTGGAAAACATTGAAGATAGTGATGATTCACTCCACAGAGGTATACATTCCGCTGAATTACCATCAATCCCCTTTCAATGTTGGGCTGCCCATTCAACTACCCTGTTTTAACCTCGACGAACTCCAGCAGTTGGCTCAACTCTACGAGCTCGATTTAAGTTTGGCAGAGTCCAGCAGTTTAATTGAGATGCTAGGGGGGCAACCTGCCTTAGTACATGCGGCGATTTATCATCTCAGTCGTGGAGAACTCAGCTTGCCGGAATTACTCAAGACTGCTGCGACCAATCATGGCATCTATCACTATCATTTGCAGCGCCATTGGGTCGCGTTGAACGAGCAGCCGGAGTTAACGCATGCCCTCCGTTCAATTCTGATGGCGACCGACCCTCCCCACTTAGAGCCTCAAATTTTCCATCGTTTAAGCAGTATGGGCTTGATCGCCGTTGATGCCGGCAAACCCGTATGTAGCTGCAATTTATACAAGATATATTTTGAATCTCAGTGGTTGAATCGCGAAGGCAGCGCTTGA
- a CDS encoding cysteine desulfurase family protein — protein MGHASQPIYCDHQATTPLAPEVLEAMLPYFGEQFGNPSSQTHVYGWTAAAAVETAREAIATAINAEPTELVFTSGATEANNLAIKGVAEAYLQQGRHLVTVASEHRAALDPVQYLGQLGFEVTILPVQPNGLLNLETLAESLRSDTILVSVMAANNEIGVLQPIADIGQLLRDKASAIGHKPLFHTDAAQALGKIPLDVEALGVDLMSITAHKIYGPKGVGALYVRRRDPRVKLAPQLHGGGQERDRRSGTLNPPLIVGFAKAVELALAQMAAEQERLRQLRDRLWEILSTLDNITLNGALEPRLADNLNASFAGVNSSALLLGVREVVALSSGSACSSARSAPSHVLTALGRSPELARASLRFGLGRGTTPAEIEQIGNCVVDTVRSLRQANPTALSSKA, from the coding sequence ATGGGACACGCCTCGCAGCCCATCTACTGCGACCACCAGGCCACGACACCCCTCGCCCCCGAAGTCTTGGAAGCCATGCTGCCTTACTTTGGGGAGCAGTTTGGCAACCCCTCCAGTCAAACGCACGTTTATGGCTGGACGGCGGCGGCAGCAGTCGAGACTGCCCGAGAAGCGATCGCCACAGCCATTAACGCTGAACCCACAGAATTGGTGTTTACCAGTGGAGCCACTGAGGCCAACAATCTCGCCATCAAGGGAGTGGCTGAAGCCTATTTGCAGCAGGGTCGCCACCTCGTAACCGTGGCCAGCGAGCATCGAGCCGCGCTCGATCCCGTGCAATATTTGGGGCAATTGGGGTTTGAAGTGACGATCCTGCCCGTGCAGCCCAATGGGTTGCTGAACTTAGAAACGCTGGCAGAGAGCTTGCGCTCGGATACGATTTTGGTATCTGTGATGGCGGCCAATAACGAAATTGGCGTCTTGCAACCGATCGCCGACATCGGCCAGCTTCTGCGCGACAAGGCGTCAGCAATAGGACACAAGCCCCTCTTCCATACCGATGCAGCCCAAGCCCTGGGCAAAATCCCGCTGGATGTGGAAGCCCTCGGCGTCGACCTCATGTCTATTACCGCCCACAAGATTTACGGCCCCAAAGGGGTGGGGGCACTCTACGTCCGTCGCCGCGATCCTCGCGTCAAGCTCGCCCCCCAACTGCACGGCGGCGGCCAAGAACGCGATCGCCGTTCCGGCACCCTCAATCCCCCCCTGATTGTCGGCTTTGCCAAAGCGGTGGAGTTAGCGCTGGCGCAGATGGCAGCGGAACAGGAGCGCCTGCGGCAGCTGCGCGATCGCCTCTGGGAAATACTCTCGACCCTAGATAACATCACCCTCAACGGCGCTCTAGAGCCCAGACTGGCAGACAATCTGAATGCGAGCTTTGCAGGCGTGAATAGTTCGGCGCTGCTGTTGGGGGTGCGAGAGGTGGTGGCGCTCTCCTCTGGATCGGCCTGCAGTTCGGCTCGTTCCGCCCCTTCTCACGTCTTAACCGCTTTGGGGCGATCGCCCGAACTAGCTCGCGCATCGCTGCGCTTCGGGCTCGGTCGCGGCACTACGCCAGCGGAGATCGAACAGATCGGCAATTGTGTTGTAGATACCGTGCGATCGCTGCGTCAGGCCAACCCGACGGCACTCTCCAGCAAGGCATGA
- a CDS encoding ShlB/FhaC/HecB family hemolysin secretion/activation protein: MAALRLSQKWTQRSARDVFAAFSQLSVGVNGFGATDNAAAPDSEFLAWRGQAQYVRRLAPETLLVVRSNLQLADRPLLVQEQFGLGGLNSVRGYRQDVLLTDAGWSISAETVLPVLRLGAVDGVLQLIPFIDYGVGWNVGDRLDPDEPELLGVGVGAQLRMGDRFSARLDWGVPLLERPNRDRTLQEQGLYFSVNLSAF; this comes from the coding sequence GTGGCGGCTTTGCGCTTGTCTCAGAAGTGGACGCAGCGGAGTGCGCGGGATGTGTTTGCGGCGTTTTCGCAGTTGAGTGTGGGGGTGAATGGGTTTGGGGCGACGGATAACGCGGCTGCGCCGGATAGTGAGTTTTTGGCTTGGCGGGGGCAGGCGCAGTATGTGCGGCGGTTGGCTCCCGAGACGTTGTTGGTGGTGCGATCGAATTTGCAGTTGGCGGATCGACCGTTGTTGGTGCAGGAGCAGTTTGGCTTGGGGGGGCTGAATAGTGTGAGGGGGTATCGGCAGGATGTGTTGTTGACGGATGCGGGCTGGTCGATTTCGGCGGAGACGGTGTTGCCGGTGTTGCGGCTGGGGGCGGTGGATGGGGTGTTGCAGTTGATTCCGTTTATTGATTATGGGGTGGGGTGGAATGTGGGCGATCGCCTCGACCCGGATGAGCCGGAGTTGTTGGGGGTGGGGGTGGGGGCGCAGTTGCGGATGGGCGATCGCTTTAGTGCGCGGTTGGATTGGGGGGTGCCGTTGTTGGAGAGGCCGAATCGCGATCGGACCCTTCAGGAGCAGGGGTTATATTTTTCAGTTAATCTATCGGCTTTCTGA